In a single window of the Nocardiopsis composta genome:
- a CDS encoding Rv3654c family TadE-like protein, whose amino-acid sequence MSRGRGDAGSGTVWVLALCMLLWFAAAAAVTVGGVRTDRHRAAAAADLSALAAASRAAEGPEAACAAAARTAAENGADLTACRLSGPTAAVEVTTPARTWPAPLTARARAGPASFLPPPPGRPPAGEAPPGGTATPEPDGAAPGAGSAPGGAGPRPPPSSPGPPSPPAPSAQEEAAPPTRSTDRAGSTDLNGERPQTGR is encoded by the coding sequence GTGAGCCGGGGCCGCGGCGACGCCGGCTCCGGAACGGTGTGGGTGCTCGCCCTGTGCATGCTGCTCTGGTTCGCCGCGGCCGCGGCGGTGACCGTCGGCGGCGTCCGCACCGACCGGCACCGCGCCGCGGCCGCGGCCGACCTCTCCGCCCTGGCCGCCGCCTCCCGAGCGGCCGAGGGCCCCGAGGCGGCCTGCGCCGCCGCGGCCCGGACCGCCGCGGAGAACGGCGCGGACCTCACCGCCTGCCGGCTGTCCGGCCCCACCGCCGCCGTCGAGGTCACCACCCCCGCCCGCACCTGGCCCGCCCCGCTCACCGCCCGCGCCCGCGCCGGCCCGGCCTCCTTCCTCCCTCCACCGCCCGGCCGGCCGCCGGCCGGGGAGGCGCCGCCCGGCGGTACGGCGACCCCGGAACCGGACGGCGCCGCACCCGGGGCCGGTTCCGCACCGGGCGGCGCCGGACCCCGCCCGCCTCCATCGAGCCCGGGGCCGCCGTCCCCTCCCGCCCCATCCGCCCAGGAGGAGGCCGCGCCTCCCACCCGATCCACCGACCGGGCCGGCTCCACCGACCTGAACGGCGAACGGCCCCAGACCGGTCGATGA
- a CDS encoding DUF4244 domain-containing protein, with protein MNHARPLRPARTAARFPDRGMSTAEYAVGTVSAVAFAAVLYAILTSTEVRDALTRIVIDALQAAG; from the coding sequence GTGAACCACGCCCGCCCCCTCCGCCCCGCGCGCACCGCGGCGCGTTTCCCCGACCGGGGAATGTCCACCGCCGAGTACGCGGTGGGCACCGTTTCCGCGGTGGCCTTCGCCGCGGTTCTCTACGCGATTCTGACCAGTACCGAAGTGCGCGACGCACTCACCCGGATCGTCATCGATGCGCTCCAGGCCGCCGGCTGA
- a CDS encoding ATP-binding protein has protein sequence MALVQLTISALPAHVRTARLMATAVARRAGIAESALDEIRLAVGEACSRAVEAHRAHCPGQPIEIELIDGSDARPPRRGGPTVPAPANGHAAKRFEVVVSDRAPAKEPDADRGAPASLDGAANGVYPGEHTPPGGVSGLSPDVGLAVIIGLADEVSIEPAEDGTVVRMSWPLASPDGQGPQLVG, from the coding sequence ATGGCCCTCGTCCAGCTCACGATCAGCGCGCTGCCCGCCCACGTGCGCACGGCCCGCCTCATGGCGACCGCCGTCGCGCGCCGGGCGGGCATCGCCGAATCCGCCCTCGACGAGATCAGGCTCGCCGTCGGTGAGGCATGCTCGCGCGCCGTGGAGGCGCACAGAGCGCACTGCCCCGGCCAGCCGATCGAGATCGAGCTCATCGACGGATCGGACGCCAGGCCGCCGCGGCGCGGCGGGCCGACGGTCCCCGCCCCCGCCAACGGCCACGCCGCCAAGCGGTTCGAGGTGGTCGTCTCCGATCGGGCCCCGGCCAAGGAGCCCGACGCCGACCGGGGCGCCCCCGCCTCCCTCGACGGCGCGGCCAACGGCGTCTACCCGGGCGAGCACACCCCGCCCGGCGGCGTCTCCGGCCTCTCCCCCGACGTCGGCCTGGCGGTGATCATCGGGCTCGCCGACGAGGTGAGCATCGAGCCCGCCGAGGACGGCACCGTGGTCCGGATGAGCTGGCCCCTGGCCTCCCCGGACGGCCAGGGCCCCCAGCTCGTCGGCTGA
- a CDS encoding STAS domain-containing protein, giving the protein MDLKLDHYTKDDTEIVVVEGEIDVYTAPRLRELLIDLVNKGNFHLVVNMEKVEFLDSTGLGVLVGGLKRVRAHDGTLDLVCTQERILKIFRITGLTKVFGIYESVQEAIDKRAAK; this is encoded by the coding sequence GTGGACTTGAAGCTGGATCACTACACCAAGGACGACACCGAGATCGTCGTCGTCGAGGGTGAGATCGACGTCTATACCGCGCCTCGGCTGCGTGAGCTCCTGATCGACCTGGTCAACAAGGGCAACTTCCACCTCGTGGTGAACATGGAGAAGGTGGAGTTCCTCGACTCGACCGGCCTCGGTGTGCTCGTCGGGGGCCTGAAGCGGGTGCGCGCCCACGACGGCACCCTCGACCTGGTCTGCACCCAGGAGCGGATCCTCAAGATCTTCCGCATCACCGGGCTGACCAAGGTCTTCGGCATCTATGAGTCGGTGCAGGAGGCCATCGACAAGCGCGCCGCCAAGTAG
- a CDS encoding DEAD/DEAH box helicase — MDLWESTLGRSWRDHTPNPQVTHVERLSRGEAVSEEWPAWTPSSVRSGLTGAGVAAPWSHQVAAANLARSGNNVIIATGTASGKSLAFLLPAAEAVIGGGTVLYLAPTKALAADQLRAVREAGPPELIGAVYDGDTPREERAWVRTHANYVLTNPDMLHRAVLERHPSWAGFLRRLRYVVVDEAHHYRGVFGSHVAQILRRLRRICARHRAEPVFILASATTGAPEESASRLTGLPVRAVTEDGSPRPAVDFALVEPELTEQTGERGAPVRRTATAEAAGILAELVSRRVRTLAFVRSRQGAEVVALTARRALADAGRPDLAEKVAAYRAGYLAADRRELEDGLRGGGLLGLATTNALELGVDITGVDAVVVAGWPGTRASLWQQAGRAGRRGADALAVFVARDDPLDTYLVHHPEAIFGRSVEAAVIDPDNPYVLGPHLCAAAAELPLTPEDLELFGPAAEEVAADLVRRGLLRRRPRGWFWTRRERASDLADIRGAGGPPVQIVDAGTGQLLGTVDEAAACGTVHEGAVYLHQGESHVVRELDLEERVALVDAAEPGYSTWAREVTEIEVLRSRERSTWGPHEVHFGDVRVARQVVGYLKRDVRSGAVLGEQPLDLPERSLDSRAVWWTLAPETAERLRAEGVELRGAAHAAEHAAIGLLPLFATCDRWDIGGVSTALHADTGRLTVFVYDGHEGGAGFAERGYAAAREWLAATRAAIADCECGAGCPSCIQSPKCGNGNDPLSKPGALRLLDALLDAAGNDAGTDRDRSVIGGPETPVEGGSESRPPKFSTT, encoded by the coding sequence GTGGATCTGTGGGAATCGACACTCGGGCGATCGTGGCGTGACCATACCCCGAACCCGCAGGTGACACATGTGGAGCGGCTGTCACGTGGCGAAGCGGTAAGCGAAGAGTGGCCGGCATGGACACCGTCCTCGGTGCGGTCGGGGCTGACCGGCGCGGGGGTCGCGGCCCCCTGGTCCCACCAGGTGGCGGCCGCGAACCTGGCACGCTCCGGTAACAACGTGATCATAGCCACCGGGACCGCATCCGGGAAGTCGCTGGCCTTCCTGCTCCCCGCCGCCGAGGCGGTGATCGGCGGCGGGACGGTGCTCTACCTCGCGCCGACCAAGGCGCTCGCCGCCGACCAGCTGCGCGCCGTGCGCGAGGCCGGGCCGCCGGAGCTGATCGGCGCGGTCTACGACGGGGACACCCCGCGCGAGGAGCGGGCCTGGGTCCGCACGCACGCCAACTACGTGCTCACCAACCCGGACATGCTGCACCGGGCGGTGCTGGAGCGGCACCCCTCCTGGGCGGGCTTCCTGCGCCGGCTCCGCTACGTCGTGGTCGACGAGGCCCACCACTACCGGGGCGTGTTCGGCTCGCACGTCGCCCAGATCCTGCGCCGGCTGCGCCGGATCTGCGCCCGCCACCGGGCCGAGCCGGTGTTCATCCTGGCCTCGGCCACCACCGGCGCCCCCGAGGAGAGCGCGTCCCGGCTGACCGGGCTGCCGGTGCGGGCGGTCACCGAGGACGGCTCGCCCCGCCCGGCCGTCGACTTCGCCCTGGTCGAGCCGGAGCTCACCGAGCAGACGGGGGAGCGCGGCGCGCCGGTCCGCCGCACCGCCACCGCGGAGGCCGCCGGCATCCTGGCCGAGCTGGTCTCCCGCCGGGTCCGCACGCTCGCCTTCGTCCGCTCCCGGCAGGGCGCGGAGGTGGTCGCGCTGACCGCGCGGCGCGCGCTGGCCGACGCCGGCCGCCCGGACCTCGCCGAGAAGGTCGCCGCCTACCGGGCCGGCTACCTGGCCGCGGACCGCCGGGAGCTGGAGGACGGGCTGCGCGGCGGCGGGCTGCTCGGGCTGGCCACCACCAACGCGCTGGAGCTCGGCGTGGACATCACCGGGGTGGACGCGGTGGTGGTCGCGGGCTGGCCGGGCACCCGCGCCTCGCTGTGGCAGCAGGCCGGGCGGGCCGGCCGGCGGGGCGCCGACGCGCTGGCGGTGTTCGTCGCCCGGGACGACCCGCTCGACACCTACCTGGTGCACCACCCGGAGGCGATCTTCGGCCGCTCGGTGGAGGCCGCCGTCATCGATCCGGACAACCCCTACGTGCTCGGCCCGCACCTGTGCGCGGCCGCCGCGGAGCTGCCGCTCACCCCGGAGGACCTGGAGCTGTTCGGCCCGGCGGCCGAGGAGGTCGCGGCCGACCTGGTCCGCCGGGGCCTGCTCCGGCGCCGCCCCCGCGGCTGGTTCTGGACCCGGCGGGAGCGCGCCAGCGACCTGGCCGACATCCGCGGCGCCGGAGGGCCGCCGGTGCAGATCGTGGACGCCGGCACCGGCCAGCTGCTCGGCACCGTGGACGAGGCGGCGGCCTGCGGCACCGTGCACGAGGGCGCGGTCTACCTGCACCAGGGGGAGAGCCACGTGGTGCGGGAGCTGGACCTGGAGGAGCGGGTGGCGCTGGTGGACGCGGCGGAGCCCGGCTACTCCACCTGGGCCCGGGAGGTCACCGAGATCGAGGTGCTGCGCTCCCGGGAGCGCAGCACCTGGGGGCCGCACGAGGTGCATTTCGGTGACGTCCGGGTGGCCCGCCAGGTGGTCGGCTACCTCAAGCGGGACGTGCGCAGCGGGGCGGTCCTCGGCGAGCAGCCGCTGGACCTGCCGGAGCGCTCGCTGGACTCGCGCGCGGTGTGGTGGACGCTGGCCCCGGAGACCGCCGAGCGGCTGCGCGCCGAGGGGGTGGAGCTGCGCGGCGCGGCGCACGCGGCCGAGCACGCCGCGATCGGCCTGCTGCCGCTCTTCGCCACCTGCGACCGGTGGGACATCGGCGGGGTTTCCACAGCCCTGCACGCCGACACCGGGCGGCTGACGGTGTTCGTTTACGACGGCCACGAGGGCGGCGCGGGCTTCGCGGAGCGGGGGTACGCCGCGGCCCGGGAGTGGCTGGCGGCGACCCGGGCGGCCATCGCCGACTGCGAGTGCGGCGCCGGCTGCCCCTCCTGCATCCAGTCTCCGAAGTGCGGAAACGGAAACGATCCGCTGAGCAAACCGGGGGCGCTGCGGCTGCTGGACGCACTGCTCGACGCGGCGGGAAACGACGCGGGAACGGACCGTGATCGCTCCGTGATCGGCGGACCGGAAACCCCGGTAGAGGGAGGCTCGGAAAGCCGTCCGCCGAAGTTTTCCACAACGTAA
- a CDS encoding TadE family type IV pilus minor pilin yields the protein MRSRPPADPRRDRGQATAEIAAALPALAVVLALCLAAIQAVAAHLACVDAARAGARALARGDDQAAVLGTVAAAAPPGAAAAVTRSGGYARVEVTARVRLGPGFPAPVEVGGRAATPLEEGGPSAAPPDDGRAAARPEAGPEGPP from the coding sequence ATGCGCTCCAGGCCGCCGGCTGATCCGCGGCGCGACCGCGGTCAGGCGACCGCGGAAATCGCCGCCGCACTTCCCGCGCTCGCCGTCGTCCTCGCCCTGTGCCTGGCCGCGATCCAAGCGGTCGCGGCCCATCTGGCCTGCGTCGACGCGGCCCGCGCCGGGGCCAGGGCGCTGGCCCGCGGCGACGACCAGGCCGCCGTGCTCGGCACCGTCGCCGCGGCCGCCCCGCCCGGCGCGGCCGCCGCGGTGACCCGCTCCGGCGGCTACGCCCGGGTCGAGGTCACCGCCCGGGTGCGCCTCGGTCCGGGCTTCCCGGCCCCGGTCGAGGTCGGCGGCCGGGCCGCCACCCCGCTGGAGGAGGGCGGCCCTTCCGCCGCTCCTCCGGACGACGGCCGTGCGGCCGCCCGCCCGGAGGCCGGCCCGGAGGGACCGCCGTGA